The following proteins are co-located in the Dyadobacter chenwenxiniae genome:
- the plsX gene encoding phosphate acyltransferase PlsX: MKIAVDAMGGDLAPQAIVEGVIQAASELPSEARIVLIGRETAIWDIFNQNNFTPTNVDVVHAEDVIEMGEHPTKALSQKPNSSIGIGFKLLKEKEVDIFCSAGNTGAMHVGALFSIKAIEGIIRPAIAGFVPQVDGSYSIMLDIGANADCKPEVLAQFGEIGSIFAQYTFQIDKPRVALMNIGEEEQKGSLTTQATYPLLKQNKRINFIGNIEGKDLFTNKADVIVTDGFTGNVLFKLGESFYEISKQRGFSDGFVDQTNYESIGGSSIIGVNGNVMIAHGISSPIAIKNMIGWAYKQVKSKAYLHIAQALN; the protein is encoded by the coding sequence ATGAAAATTGCGGTAGATGCTATGGGGGGAGATTTGGCTCCACAGGCAATTGTTGAAGGGGTTATTCAGGCCGCTTCTGAACTACCATCCGAGGCGAGAATCGTTTTAATTGGCCGTGAAACTGCGATTTGGGACATTTTTAACCAAAATAATTTCACTCCTACTAATGTTGACGTCGTTCACGCAGAAGATGTTATTGAGATGGGGGAACATCCAACCAAAGCCCTCTCTCAAAAACCCAATTCGAGCATCGGCATCGGCTTTAAGCTTCTGAAGGAAAAAGAAGTTGACATTTTCTGTAGTGCCGGTAACACCGGGGCTATGCACGTAGGAGCGCTTTTTAGCATTAAAGCGATCGAAGGAATTATAAGACCAGCTATTGCAGGATTTGTGCCACAAGTTGACGGCAGCTATTCAATTATGCTGGATATCGGTGCTAATGCCGATTGCAAGCCAGAAGTGCTTGCTCAATTTGGAGAAATAGGCTCTATTTTTGCCCAATATACTTTTCAGATAGATAAGCCGCGGGTTGCCCTGATGAACATTGGGGAAGAAGAACAAAAAGGTTCTCTCACAACCCAGGCCACTTATCCCCTACTCAAACAAAACAAGCGAATCAATTTTATAGGAAATATTGAGGGTAAAGATCTCTTTACCAATAAAGCTGATGTTATTGTAACTGACGGCTTTACAGGCAATGTTTTATTTAAATTGGGCGAATCATTCTATGAAATTTCCAAGCAGCGGGGTTTCAGCGATGGGTTCGTAGACCAAACAAATTACGAATCCATTGGCGGAAGCTCGATCATTGGCGTGAATGGCAATGTAATGATCGCTCATGGAATATCATCGCCAATCGCCATAAAAAACATGATCGGCTGGGCTTATAAACAGGTTAAGTCGAAAGCATATTTGCATATTGCGCAGGCATTGAATTGA
- a CDS encoding DUF5618 family protein, producing the protein MASGTAYNAALMIADEYLKKREGVKFVKPKSIEDYRNRLRKNNKTLLSYLNEAYDTLHLAGYYHGTPSVRTIKEVMI; encoded by the coding sequence ATGGCATCGGGAACTGCTTACAATGCTGCGCTCATGATAGCTGATGAATATTTGAAGAAACGAGAAGGTGTAAAATTTGTGAAGCCTAAAAGCATTGAAGATTATCGCAACCGCCTCAGGAAGAACAACAAGACATTGCTGTCTTATTTAAACGAAGCCTACGATACATTGCATTTAGCAGGTTACTATCATGGGACGCCTTCGGTTAGGACGATTAAAGAAGTAATGATATAG
- the rpmF gene encoding 50S ribosomal protein L32: MAHPKRRHSTSRRDSRRAHDFLTGKQLGTDSSTGEIHQFHRAHVHEGNLVYRGKVVVENYSKTV; encoded by the coding sequence ATGGCACATCCTAAGCGGAGACATTCCACAAGCCGTCGCGACTCGCGCAGAGCACATGATTTCCTAACAGGAAAACAATTGGGCACTGATTCTTCAACAGGAGAAATTCACCAGTTCCACCGTGCACACGTTCACGAAGGTAACCTGGTCTACAGAGGTAAAGTTGTAGTTGAAAACTATTCCAAAACGGTTTAG
- the accC gene encoding acetyl-CoA carboxylase biotin carboxylase subunit, whose amino-acid sequence MFKKILIANRGEIALRVIRTCREMGIKTVAVYSTADRDSLHVRFADEAVCIGPPPSRQSYLSIQNIISAAEVTGADAIHPGYGFLSENAEFSQICADYGIKFIGATAAQINGMGDKATAKATMISAGVPVVPGSEGLLDSVEHGKMLAEGIGYPVIVKATAGGGGRGMRIINKPDEFEKAWNDARTESAAAFGNDGLYLEKFVEEPRHIEIQIIGDQFGKVCHLSERDCSIQRRHQKLVEETPSPIITPELRERMGAAAIKGAQAIGYEGAGTIEFLVDKHGEFFFMEMNTRIQVEHPITEEVTDFDLIKEQIKVAAGEPISGVNYTPKLFAMECRINAEDPANNFRPAPGKITNLHFPGGHGVRIDSHVYSGYTIPPNYDSMIAKLIVSGQSREEVITRMKRALQEFVIEGIKTTIPFHIKLMDDPGFKSGNFTTKYLETFDFSTL is encoded by the coding sequence ATGTTTAAAAAGATACTCATTGCCAACCGGGGCGAGATCGCCTTGCGTGTTATCAGGACTTGTCGCGAAATGGGCATCAAAACGGTTGCCGTGTATTCCACTGCCGACCGTGATAGTCTGCACGTTCGCTTCGCAGATGAAGCCGTTTGTATCGGCCCGCCGCCAAGCCGACAGTCTTATCTGAGCATTCAAAATATCATTTCAGCTGCCGAAGTTACCGGCGCAGATGCAATACATCCAGGTTATGGATTTTTGTCTGAAAATGCTGAATTCTCTCAAATATGCGCCGATTACGGCATCAAATTTATCGGTGCAACTGCCGCCCAGATCAATGGGATGGGTGACAAAGCCACTGCAAAGGCAACCATGATTAGCGCCGGTGTTCCGGTTGTTCCGGGTTCGGAAGGACTTTTGGATTCGGTTGAACATGGCAAAATGCTGGCAGAAGGCATTGGTTATCCTGTGATTGTGAAGGCAACTGCCGGAGGTGGTGGCCGGGGAATGCGGATCATTAACAAGCCCGACGAATTTGAAAAAGCGTGGAATGATGCCCGCACAGAATCTGCTGCGGCATTTGGAAACGACGGTTTATATCTTGAAAAATTTGTAGAAGAACCCCGCCACATTGAAATCCAGATCATTGGAGATCAGTTCGGTAAAGTGTGCCACTTGTCAGAACGCGATTGCTCTATCCAGCGTCGTCACCAGAAATTGGTTGAAGAAACACCTTCTCCTATCATTACCCCGGAATTGCGCGAAAGAATGGGTGCAGCCGCCATCAAAGGCGCGCAAGCCATTGGTTATGAAGGAGCCGGGACGATTGAATTCCTCGTTGACAAGCACGGCGAATTTTTCTTCATGGAAATGAACACCCGTATCCAGGTTGAACACCCGATTACAGAAGAAGTAACTGATTTTGACCTGATTAAGGAACAAATAAAAGTTGCTGCGGGCGAGCCAATCTCAGGCGTTAACTATACGCCAAAGCTTTTCGCTATGGAGTGCCGCATTAATGCAGAAGATCCGGCCAACAACTTCCGTCCGGCCCCGGGCAAAATCACAAACTTGCATTTCCCAGGCGGTCACGGCGTTCGGATTGATAGCCATGTTTACAGCGGCTACACGATTCCCCCGAATTACGATTCCATGATTGCCAAGCTGATCGTCAGCGGCCAATCGCGCGAAGAAGTAATCACCCGTATGAAGCGTGCGTTACAGGAATTTGTCATCGAAGGAATCAAAACAACCATTCCTTTCCACATTAAGTTAATGGATGATCCGGGTTTCAAGTCCGGGAATTTCACAACGAAATATTTGGAGACGTTTGATTTCTCGACGCTTTAA
- a CDS encoding Nramp family divalent metal transporter: MSRILSPPSTFTGRLKYLGPGFILSAAIVGSGELIATTALGAKAGFITFWVIIVSCLVKVALQLEFGKNAIYTGTFMMHNFNQLPGRRWGRAHWSIWLWLSLQGLKLLQVGGIVGGVAIVLHMAWPAVSVNVWAILAVLITSFLVYRGHYGLVEKGSLVMIILFTAVILVSLILLQGTRYAIHWEQIKSGLQFSLPTGLVAIAFGAFGITGVGGDEIMYYNYWCIEKGYAAYTGPNDGTPAWAERAKGWFNVMYLDAVLSMVVYTVVTAAFYLLGAAVLHRGGAVPEGYEMINVLSRIFTETLGPWAKNLFLVGAFFVLYSTLFTATASWARVWGDAFGELGWMKFDTAENQRRSIAILSWILPAAWCILYLFIQSPVLMVILGGIATSILLLLIVYVSLVFRFKELPASLKPTLTYDIFFWVSVVSILMVSAYGVIQIL, from the coding sequence ATGAGCAGGATTCTCTCTCCTCCTTCCACCTTTACGGGAAGACTCAAATATCTCGGCCCCGGTTTCATACTTTCCGCAGCAATTGTGGGCTCGGGCGAGCTCATCGCCACCACTGCGCTCGGCGCTAAGGCCGGTTTTATCACTTTCTGGGTCATCATTGTGAGTTGTCTGGTCAAAGTGGCGTTGCAGCTGGAATTTGGTAAAAACGCCATTTACACAGGAACGTTCATGATGCATAATTTCAACCAGCTGCCCGGTCGCAGGTGGGGGAGAGCGCATTGGAGCATTTGGCTGTGGCTTTCATTACAAGGGTTGAAATTGCTGCAGGTGGGCGGGATCGTTGGCGGCGTTGCCATTGTTTTGCATATGGCCTGGCCGGCGGTTTCGGTGAATGTGTGGGCCATCCTTGCTGTCCTGATCACTTCTTTTCTCGTTTATCGCGGCCATTACGGACTCGTGGAAAAGGGATCATTGGTGATGATCATTCTTTTCACAGCCGTCATTCTTGTATCATTGATCCTGTTGCAAGGCACCCGATATGCTATTCATTGGGAACAGATTAAGTCAGGTCTTCAATTTTCGTTGCCCACTGGTTTGGTAGCGATTGCATTTGGTGCGTTCGGAATCACCGGCGTGGGTGGGGATGAGATCATGTACTACAATTACTGGTGCATAGAAAAAGGTTATGCGGCTTATACAGGGCCCAATGACGGGACACCGGCATGGGCGGAGCGGGCGAAAGGCTGGTTTAATGTTATGTATCTGGATGCGGTTTTGTCCATGGTCGTTTATACGGTGGTGACCGCTGCGTTTTATTTATTAGGTGCAGCGGTTTTACACCGTGGAGGCGCTGTTCCGGAAGGTTATGAAATGATTAATGTATTGTCCCGGATCTTTACGGAAACGCTTGGGCCATGGGCTAAAAACCTATTTTTGGTTGGGGCATTTTTTGTTTTGTATTCTACCCTTTTCACGGCTACGGCAAGCTGGGCCAGGGTTTGGGGTGACGCATTCGGAGAATTGGGCTGGATGAAATTTGATACCGCGGAAAATCAGCGCAGAAGCATTGCGATTCTATCGTGGATTTTGCCTGCGGCCTGGTGCATACTTTATCTTTTTATTCAGTCACCGGTTTTAATGGTTATTTTGGGCGGAATAGCAACTTCGATTCTGTTGCTTTTGATCGTCTACGTTTCGCTCGTTTTTCGTTTCAAAGAATTGCCTGCCTCGTTGAAACCCACATTAACCTACGATATTTTCTTTTGGGTGAGCGTTGTGTCGATCCTGATGGTGAGCGCATATGGTGTCATTCAAATTCTTTGA
- a CDS encoding YceD family protein — MKELSKYNIDIYGLEDKQYAYEMESGDAFFQELDQDLIEFGHFKSHVVLKKSATMIQLNFHTVGSVTLTCDRSLEPFEEPIDSNERIILKFGDHNEELTDEIEIIDRNTTRINVARYLFDFVALSLPFKKIHPDLRGEEEEIDPLDEADGILVYSSEIAESDEKEEDEKIDPRWEALKKLKGE; from the coding sequence GTGAAAGAGCTAAGTAAATACAACATAGACATTTACGGTTTGGAAGACAAACAGTATGCCTATGAAATGGAGTCGGGAGATGCATTTTTCCAGGAACTGGATCAGGATCTGATTGAGTTTGGCCATTTCAAATCGCATGTTGTGCTGAAAAAATCTGCTACAATGATCCAGCTGAATTTTCATACAGTTGGAAGTGTAACGCTGACCTGTGACAGGAGTCTGGAACCATTTGAGGAACCGATTGACTCCAACGAACGCATTATATTGAAGTTCGGCGATCACAATGAGGAGTTAACGGATGAGATAGAGATCATAGATCGCAATACGACAAGGATTAACGTAGCCCGTTATCTTTTTGATTTTGTAGCGCTCTCTCTTCCATTTAAAAAGATTCATCCGGATTTGAGGGGTGAGGAAGAAGAGATTGATCCATTGGATGAGGCGGACGGAATTTTGGTATATTCATCAGAAATCGCTGAAAGTGACGAGAAGGAAGAAGACGAAAAAATTGACCCACGCTGGGAAGCATTGAAAAAGCTGAAGGGCGAATAA
- a CDS encoding Gfo/Idh/MocA family oxidoreductase, with the protein MNKQNEVSRRDFIKNSTGAAVALSIPYIIPASAFGANDRVRVAVLGVNGRGKDHIKGFTNLANVEVATLCDPDNNVLQTRAKEFEEKTGKKVKTENDLRKVFEDKTIDAVSIATPNHWHALAAIWACQAGKDVYVEKPGSHNLGEGRKLVEAAHKYKRVVQHGVQLRSSEALQEAVKHLRDGLIGNVYMARGLVYKWRPDIGDKGTEPVPAGLNYDLWTGPAEMKPFSRNYVHYDWHWHWNYGNGDIGNQGIHETDMCMWGLGVDSFPEKITSSGGKFLWNDAKETPEVLTSSFVYPKEKKIIEFEVRPWMTNDEGGTGIGNIFYGSEGYMVVKGYDFYETFLGKEKKPGPTRKAGGDHYKNFIDAVIAKDPKMVNGPVETAHLSSGLAHLGNIAYRTGRALTFDPKTEKFVNDDDANKYLTRKYRAPYSLPATV; encoded by the coding sequence ATGAACAAACAAAATGAAGTTTCTCGCAGGGATTTCATCAAAAATTCCACTGGGGCCGCAGTTGCCCTCTCGATTCCCTACATTATTCCGGCCAGCGCATTCGGTGCCAATGATCGGGTGCGTGTAGCAGTGTTAGGTGTCAATGGCCGCGGGAAGGACCATATTAAAGGCTTTACAAATCTGGCGAATGTAGAAGTGGCTACGCTGTGCGATCCTGACAATAACGTGCTGCAAACGCGGGCGAAGGAGTTTGAGGAGAAAACGGGTAAAAAGGTCAAGACAGAAAATGATCTTCGGAAGGTTTTTGAAGATAAAACCATTGACGCCGTAAGTATTGCAACGCCTAACCACTGGCACGCTTTGGCTGCGATATGGGCTTGTCAGGCAGGGAAGGATGTGTATGTAGAAAAGCCTGGTTCCCATAATCTTGGCGAGGGGCGTAAGCTGGTAGAGGCCGCGCATAAATACAAAAGGGTTGTGCAGCACGGCGTCCAGTTACGCAGCTCCGAGGCTTTGCAGGAGGCAGTCAAACATTTGCGCGACGGATTGATCGGTAATGTTTACATGGCAAGAGGGTTGGTATACAAGTGGAGACCGGACATCGGCGACAAAGGCACCGAGCCCGTTCCGGCAGGACTTAATTATGACCTTTGGACAGGTCCCGCGGAGATGAAACCATTTTCCAGAAACTATGTGCATTACGATTGGCACTGGCATTGGAATTACGGCAATGGAGACATTGGAAACCAGGGGATTCATGAAACGGATATGTGTATGTGGGGCCTCGGCGTGGATAGTTTTCCAGAGAAAATAACTTCTTCGGGCGGCAAATTTCTATGGAATGATGCCAAAGAAACACCGGAAGTGCTCACATCATCATTTGTATATCCCAAAGAGAAAAAAATCATTGAGTTCGAAGTACGCCCCTGGATGACCAACGATGAGGGCGGCACGGGGATCGGCAATATTTTCTATGGTTCCGAGGGCTATATGGTCGTAAAAGGCTACGATTTCTACGAAACATTCCTGGGCAAAGAGAAGAAACCAGGCCCCACGCGCAAAGCTGGCGGCGACCACTACAAAAACTTCATCGATGCCGTCATTGCCAAAGACCCAAAAATGGTTAATGGCCCCGTGGAAACCGCGCACTTGTCCTCCGGCCTCGCCCATTTAGGAAACATTGCATATCGGACGGGAAGAGCGTTAACCTTCGATCCTAAGACTGAGAAGTTTGTAAATGATGATGATGCGAATAAGTATTTGACTAGAAAATATCGAGCACCGTACTCACTGCCTGCTACTGTGTAG
- a CDS encoding Uma2 family endonuclease — protein MSALITDLSQLDPNGTFTYADYIRWRIEERIELIKGKIFKMSPAPNLTHQRISTQLQGAIFNFLAGRSCDLFSAPFDVRLYNLSKSAVENSDIYTVVQPDLCIVCDKNKLDERGCLGAPDLVIEILSPGNSRREMDDKFELYQECGVREYWLVEPAEYAVFVYVRNEKGEFIGLKPATKSLQSSIFPELVIDLDKAFGK, from the coding sequence ATGTCAGCTTTGATTACAGACCTTAGCCAGCTTGATCCTAACGGAACTTTCACATATGCTGATTACATTCGATGGAGAATTGAAGAACGAATTGAGCTGATCAAAGGTAAAATTTTCAAGATGTCGCCTGCGCCGAATCTGACGCATCAGCGCATATCGACCCAGCTGCAAGGTGCGATTTTCAACTTCCTTGCTGGTCGGTCCTGTGATCTTTTTAGCGCGCCATTTGACGTAAGGTTATATAATTTAAGCAAATCAGCCGTTGAGAATAGCGATATATATACGGTTGTCCAACCTGACCTCTGTATTGTTTGTGATAAAAATAAGCTCGATGAGAGAGGCTGCCTGGGAGCTCCGGACCTGGTAATTGAAATTTTATCGCCAGGAAATTCCAGAAGAGAAATGGATGATAAATTTGAGTTGTACCAAGAATGTGGCGTCCGGGAATATTGGCTCGTCGAGCCAGCGGAGTATGCCGTTTTTGTATATGTCCGCAATGAAAAGGGAGAATTCATCGGCTTGAAACCAGCAACCAAATCTCTGCAATCAAGCATCTTTCCGGAGCTTGTTATTGATTTGGATAAAGCATTTGGAAAGTAA
- a CDS encoding helix-turn-helix domain-containing protein, which yields MVETLKYKVIKDKEQYDNYCKQLECLLSGNSHSENEDEIDLLTVLIEKYDSETDTFEESDPVIVLRSLMSEHQMKAKDLVALLNVSKGYVSDILHYRKGMSKDVIRKLADRFKVNQKAFNRPYELVLLPLRSNQFNKQIHAHGVSGN from the coding sequence ATGGTAGAAACACTTAAATACAAGGTGATTAAAGACAAAGAGCAGTACGACAACTATTGCAAGCAGCTGGAATGTTTGCTTAGCGGCAACAGCCATTCTGAAAATGAGGACGAGATCGACCTGCTAACCGTCCTGATCGAAAAATATGATTCCGAAACGGATACTTTTGAAGAATCTGACCCTGTTATCGTTTTGCGATCACTAATGTCGGAGCATCAAATGAAGGCAAAGGACTTGGTTGCGCTTTTGAATGTCAGCAAAGGCTACGTGTCGGATATTCTGCATTATCGAAAAGGAATGTCCAAAGACGTTATCAGAAAGCTGGCGGATCGATTCAAAGTGAACCAGAAAGCATTTAACCGACCTTATGAGCTGGTTTTATTGCCACTAAGAAGTAACCAATTTAACAAACAAATACACGCACATGGAGTATCTGGAAATTGA
- a CDS encoding type II toxin-antitoxin system HigB family toxin yields the protein MRVHLIKRATIEDFVISNPQCRSSFGDWLTKVKYAEWDKPEDIKGTFGSADLLGNGTNRVVFNIAGNNCRMICTYVFGERQAHLFVCWIGTHAAYTTLCKEQRQYHVNAY from the coding sequence ATGAGAGTTCACCTTATAAAAAGGGCCACTATCGAGGACTTTGTCATTTCAAATCCACAATGCCGATCTTCCTTCGGCGACTGGCTTACGAAGGTCAAATATGCAGAATGGGATAAGCCAGAAGATATAAAAGGCACTTTCGGATCTGCTGATTTATTAGGAAACGGAACGAATAGGGTGGTTTTTAATATTGCCGGAAACAATTGCAGAATGATTTGTACGTATGTTTTTGGCGAAAGGCAGGCACATCTTTTTGTCTGCTGGATTGGGACGCATGCAGCTTACACCACATTATGTAAGGAGCAGAGACAGTATCATGTAAATGCATATTGA
- the efp gene encoding elongation factor P, with amino-acid sequence MATTADLRNGLVINFNHDLFQVIEFQHVKPGKGNAFVRTKLKSLTSGKVLDNTFSSGAGIIPVRVERHKFQFLYKDEMGFNFMNAETFDQVSIDEKLITNADLMKEGQEVEILINTETDAALLCELPPFVELTVTYSEPGLKGDTANSPKKAIEVETGARIMVPLFIEEGQKIKVDTRTYDYVERVKS; translated from the coding sequence ATGGCAACTACCGCAGATTTGCGTAACGGATTAGTGATCAACTTTAATCACGATCTATTTCAAGTAATTGAATTTCAGCATGTAAAACCTGGAAAAGGCAATGCATTCGTTCGTACTAAGCTGAAAAGCCTTACTTCCGGCAAAGTTTTGGACAATACATTCTCCTCCGGCGCAGGCATTATACCGGTTCGTGTGGAGAGACATAAATTTCAATTTCTTTACAAAGATGAAATGGGTTTCAATTTCATGAATGCGGAGACATTCGACCAGGTTTCAATCGATGAAAAGCTGATTACCAATGCTGATCTGATGAAGGAAGGCCAGGAAGTTGAAATTCTGATCAACACAGAAACTGACGCTGCGCTTCTTTGCGAATTGCCTCCTTTCGTTGAGCTAACCGTAACATATTCTGAGCCAGGACTGAAAGGCGATACAGCCAACTCCCCCAAGAAAGCAATCGAGGTAGAAACCGGAGCGCGAATTATGGTTCCTTTGTTCATTGAAGAAGGCCAGAAGATCAAAGTCGACACACGCACCTACGACTACGTAGAAAGAGTAAAATCATAG
- a CDS encoding beta-ketoacyl-ACP synthase III — MIHIRASITGIQGYVPDYILTNAELETMVATNDEWIVSRTGIKERHILKGEGLGSSHMGAEAVKGLLAKTNTLPSEIDLLICATTTPDFIFPCTANLICDMVGIKNVGSFDIQAACSGFVYALTLGSQFIETGKYKKIVIVGADKMSAIVDYTDRKTCILFGDGAGAVLLEPDTEGNGIIDSIIKSDGAGYPYLNQKAGGSRYPPTHETIDARLHHVYQDGAQVFKFAVTNMADISAEIMEKNGLSGDDVTWLVPHQANRRIIEATANRMGVGMDKVMVNIQKYGNTTSATIPLCLWDYESQLKKGDNLVLAAFGGGFTWGSIYLKWAYGE; from the coding sequence ATGATCCACATAAGAGCCTCTATAACAGGAATACAAGGGTATGTGCCTGATTATATTTTGACAAATGCCGAGCTTGAAACAATGGTTGCGACAAATGACGAGTGGATCGTTAGCCGCACCGGCATCAAAGAAAGGCATATCCTCAAAGGCGAAGGTTTAGGAAGTTCTCATATGGGTGCCGAAGCTGTGAAAGGATTGCTTGCCAAAACAAACACCCTTCCCAGCGAAATTGACCTGCTGATCTGCGCTACCACAACCCCCGACTTTATTTTTCCATGTACAGCCAATCTCATTTGTGACATGGTGGGAATTAAAAACGTGGGAAGTTTTGACATTCAGGCAGCTTGTTCAGGTTTTGTTTATGCGCTTACCCTGGGTTCTCAGTTTATTGAGACAGGAAAATATAAAAAGATCGTCATCGTAGGCGCCGATAAAATGTCTGCGATTGTTGACTATACGGATCGTAAAACTTGTATTCTTTTTGGAGACGGAGCGGGTGCTGTTTTGCTGGAACCTGACACAGAAGGAAACGGGATCATTGATTCCATCATAAAATCAGACGGCGCGGGTTACCCTTACCTGAACCAAAAAGCAGGAGGAAGCCGCTATCCGCCCACGCATGAAACCATTGATGCCCGTTTGCATCACGTATATCAGGATGGTGCTCAGGTATTTAAGTTTGCTGTGACCAATATGGCCGATATTTCGGCCGAGATCATGGAAAAGAATGGCCTCAGCGGTGATGACGTGACATGGCTTGTGCCGCATCAGGCAAACAGAAGAATTATAGAAGCAACGGCGAACCGCATGGGTGTGGGAATGGATAAGGTGATGGTTAACATCCAGAAATATGGAAACACAACCTCCGCAACCATTCCGCTATGTCTTTGGGATTATGAATCACAATTGAAAAAAGGTGATAATCTTGTCCTGGCAGCCTTTGGAGGCGGATTTACGTGGGGTTCCATTTATTTGAAATGGGCCTACGGCGAATAA
- the accB gene encoding acetyl-CoA carboxylase biotin carboxyl carrier protein, with translation METKEIQKLIDFIAQSGLDEVNIETTDLKIKVKRYGSAPTASLSSSQAAPAPSYAPVTPTTAVTHSAPSEPTVSSEPASSNLITIKSPMIGTFYRASSPETPAFANIGDEIKPGKVVCVIEAMKLFNEIESEISGKIVKILVENATPVEFDQPLFLVEPV, from the coding sequence ATGGAAACCAAAGAAATCCAAAAATTGATTGACTTCATTGCCCAGTCGGGACTTGATGAAGTGAACATTGAAACAACCGATTTGAAAATAAAGGTGAAGCGTTACGGTTCTGCGCCAACAGCATCATTATCTTCATCACAAGCGGCACCAGCTCCATCGTATGCGCCAGTTACGCCGACAACAGCTGTTACGCATTCAGCTCCTTCTGAGCCTACGGTTTCCTCAGAGCCAGCATCTTCCAATCTGATTACGATAAAATCGCCGATGATCGGCACATTCTACCGCGCTTCAAGCCCTGAAACGCCTGCCTTTGCTAACATTGGTGATGAGATCAAGCCAGGCAAAGTGGTTTGTGTGATCGAAGCGATGAAGCTTTTCAACGAAATTGAATCGGAAATCTCAGGAAAAATTGTAAAAATATTGGTTGAAAACGCCACTCCGGTAGAATTTGACCAGCCGTTGTTCCTGGTAGAGCCTGTTTAA